A single region of the Triplophysa dalaica isolate WHDGS20190420 chromosome 15, ASM1584641v1, whole genome shotgun sequence genome encodes:
- the gpr26 gene encoding G-protein coupled receptor 26, translating to MHIAELALSLLLVGIIVVSLLSNVVVLICFLYNADIRKQVPGLFILNLTFCNLLLSASSMPLTLFGVLSNAHPGGHVFCQVVGFLDTFLTTNSMLSMAALSIDRWVAVVFPLSYHSRIRHRDAVIALAYTWVHSLSFSVVAACLSWVGYHQWYASCTLCNKRAINAKTQFAIYTLVLHSLTFLLVSVVLCVTYLKVLKVARFHCKRIDVITMQTLVLLVDIHPSIRQRCLDEQKRRRQRATRKISTFIGTFIICFTPYVITRIVELFVTEPFNPYWGVLSKSLAYSKAACDPFVYSLLRHQYRKTCSDIVNRLMQRSSLNASRHQQENGKIGKTEEVRKVRMSKEIMKNEEVETRPTN from the exons ATGCACATAGCGGAGCTCGCGCTGTCTCTCCTGCTCGTCGGGATCATCGTAGTGTCGTTGCTGTCCAACGTGGTGGTGCTGATTTGTTTCTTGTATAACGCAGACATTAGAAAGCAGGTGCCTGGTTTGTTTATACTCAACCTGACTTTCTGCAATCTCCTCCTGTCTGCCTCCAGCATGCCGCTGACTCTTTTCGGGGTGTTGAGTAATGCGCATCCCGGTGGACACGTTTTCTGTCAGGTGGTCGGATTTCTGGACACTTTCCTGACCACTAACTCTATGCTGAGTATGGCAGCGCTGAGCATCGACCGGTGGGTCGCCGTAGTGTTTCCTCTAAGTTATCATTCCAGAATCCGACACCGGGACGCAGTGATCGCCCTGGCTTACACATGGGTCCACTCGCTGTCATTCTCCGTCGTAGCAGCCTGTCTATCCTGGGTGGGTTACCATCAGTGGTACGCGTCTTGcactctgtgtaacaaaagagCGATCAACGCCAAAACGCAGTTTGCGATTTACACCCTGGTGCTGCATTCGCTCACGTTCCTGTTGGTTTCGGTGGTGCTGTGCGTCACATATCTGAAAGTGCTCAAAGTGGCGCGCTTTCACTGTAAGCGCATAGATGTGATCACCATGCAAACCCTCGTGCTGCTTGTGGACATTCACCCGAG TATTCGCCAGCGGTGTCTAGACGAACAAAAAAGGAGAAGACAGAGAGCCACTCGTAAAATCAGCACCTTCATCGGAACCTTTATCATCTGCTTCACACCTTACGTGATCACCAG GATTGTGGAGCTATTTGTGACCGAGCCATTTAATCCATATTGGGGTGTGCTGAGTAAGAGTCTAGCGTACAGCAAAGCTGCATGCGACCCGTTTGTCTACTCTCTTCTCCGACACCAGTACCGCAAAACCTGCAGTGACATCGTCAATCGGCTCATGCAGCGCAGTTCGCTGAATGCCTCCCGGCATCAGCAGGAAAATGGAAAGATTGGAAAGACTGAGGAGGTCAGGAAAGTAAGAATGTCCAaggaaattatgaaaaatgagGAAGTTGAAACCAGACCTACAAACTGA